cttcttcaaccaaatcggcctggagtgtggtatgtgcTGTGATCCTACACATATCACTgaaacgttggatcaaatattcattgctctgTGGTACGCCCATATGGATCGGTACGGAGGCAACACCGTTACTTGTACTTGTACGCCCATATgaaaatctcgggtggataacgggggcTATCCACAAAGTAGTTCGCCATTAGCCGCGGGTGCGCTCCGACATCgtctcgttggatggtccgCCGACAACAAATCTCACGAGGGATCACGCCCTCCGCTGTGCGTTCCGCTGCGCGCGCCGCTTCATCCTCCTCAGCCTCGTactgcacctcttgaatcagagaattccacgCGTCGTTCCATAAATCATCCATTTTAGTccacaaattctagtgaaatggtgtgaaaataatgaggggagtggggtgtatttataggtaaattaaattgaattaaaaaaaaattcggacGTCCGCCCCGGATAGGCGCGCCTATCACCGCCCCACTATAGATAGCCCCGCCTATCGCGGCGTCCGCCCCGgaccgccgcgtcctcgcccggAAGTCACTGATGCATCGTCCGCCCTCTTTTTTTCatccgcctcggggcggacgtcACTCCCACTATAGGCCGCCCCTGCGTCGCCCCCTCTGGGGCATCCACTATAAGCGCGCCTcgcctatagtggatgccctAATCGACTGTAGACATATCCAGACCAAACAAAACCTGcacactaagagcatccacaatggcggcgagcggaccggctagccgatccccggtgctagccggtccgctcgccgaactattgtaACCGGCTAGCCGAATTTTGgtgaaaaaatcggcgagcgcacgccgatttccGAGCgttggccgatgcgctcgccgatccgctggccgccattgcaggctccggatcgGCCGCCATTGCACGTaattttcatttgcaccgcttgttttaacgagtattctctctatcttaatttctgtacaagagcaacaacgcgaaatgagtagcgcgggtggtagtagtggtggtagtggtggggatgcttaGGAGTACGAACGACGAATGAACGAAGCGTTGGAGGCCTATACATCCCGTGAGATAGACCGGCTGTtacagagggccttgcagccggcggtacctcgacctcgacccgttgtccaccgccgagcagtgattgagcgggatcacgtagctgcacatcagcggctatatgaagactacttcacaccggagccgcggtttaacgccaaccttttcaggcggcattttaggatgagcagtgccctgtttatgcgtattgttgaggctttggagcgtcgatatctgtatttccgcttcaggcacgatgcggctggcagatccggccacacacctattcaaaagtgcactgcggcaatcaggcagttggtctacggaggcgcggcagacatgttgGACGAGTACTTCTACATCGGTaagacgactgcccttgaatgtatgaagtatttctgtcagggcgtgattgaaatattccgtgatcagtaccttcgaagccatACCCCCCGAAGACTGGCAGAAGTTGATGCAGATGCACaaggagaagcatgggttcccgggtatgttaggcagcatagattgtatgcattgggagtggaagaactgtcctgCTGCCTGGAatgggttctacacgaccgactacaagggaaagaatcccacgatgatcctcgaggccgtagctgattatcggctgtggatttggcatgcgtattttggggtagccgggtcgaacaacgacctctacgtcctcaactcgtcgccccttttcaacgagcagtgccagggcgtcggtccgaccatcagttttgtcgccaacggcaaccggcatgatatgggctactacttggcggatgtgatataccctaggtggcccgtctttgtaaagatgatcagatgcgcatccgatgagaggaaggcctactttgcggaacggcaggagtcggtgCGTAAGGATGTgaagcgcgcatttggtgtgcttcagtctcgatgggcggcaattaggggtccaacgctctttgtggcatatcgactgcattgccgatataatgtacgcttgcattatcatgcacaacatgattggcgaagatgaaggtgtacaactgactagttgggcgaACGgcgataatgaagcaggtccatgccacggcgtggccgttcccaacgtacgaagcggggtacctcacgatgaagccggccgcctccaagcacatgccgacctGCGCCAAGTgaatgctcatattcgactacaaaaggatttaattgaagagttgtgggcgcggagaactgcacggcgttagtttttttttaattatgtaattttttaatgtaccttctttttttgtactttttttaatgtaccttctttttaaaaaattaatgtattttttttaattaatgtacttttaaaattttaataatataattgaattttcccgtatctgtgtcgtaaatttaattccgtattttgtttgattgttaattatttgttttatataattttgagtgatgtggctaggctattgttaGGCTGTTGCTGGACTATTTGCTGGAAAGagttctatttttaaaatatggagAGAGTAATAAACATTACTCCCTATTGATTTAGTAAACGTATTCTCCTTGTCCATATCAATAGTTTTAGCAATGAATCATAccagttttaataaaaaattcataaattaagatagataaaaattagctgaaatattattattaataaattaagcTCAATTTATTAGAGATAAATTcactattaataaaattatgtatCCATATATAAAGTATATTTTGATCTCATAATTATTATATTCCTGTCGTTTCAGTCTAAGTGAGACTTATTGGATGTCCAAACCTAAGTTAGACGTTTCTTTTTTTTAACCATAATTAATCaactttttcttttactttattctcttatctcttttactttattcctcttttaattatgattttttctctttttttcttactttattttctctattattttactattaCAATTTAATTTGTTATCTATAATTATCTATATTTTTGTGCCAAAATAGAAACATTCTTATTTAAGCTGGGGTGAGATAAAAtatgatttatttttgttttgtgattttttCTTCTCTCGTCTAGTTCACTTATTCTCTTAtgagggcatcagcagtggggcgccttaaggcgcgccctatggcgcgccacatcataatttttttaatatttacaaaatctataccaatttaaaaaaactaataaattaaaatatgaatttcaaaaacttcatttcatttaataaaaattatatacattacaatgcgaattaaaaaaacgcaaactcagcgacggcggttacgagcccacacttcttcaatcatgtcgctcatgagctgcgcatgatcctgttggttgcgcattgaggtctgtctagatagaacctcattgaagcctaacggtaatcctctatcgggtgtctcggtcgacgtgccggacgagctagatgcacggtcatcttcattccaatcggtgatgcttccgccttcattctcgactatcatgttgtgcatgattatgcacgcatatatgacatcgacGATGACTTCTTTGTACCAggaacgagccggccctttcacaattgcccaccgtgattggagcacaccaaatgcccgctcgacatccttccgcgccgactcctgcttttgcgcaaataaaaccctcttctcaccaattgggcagctgattatctttaggaaaactggccaccgtgggtagatgccatcggccaagtagtaccccatatgatattggcgtctattggcagtgaactcgatggccgggccgttgccgttacattgctcggtgaagagggtggacgagttgaggacgttaatatcgttgttcgacccggctacgccaaagtaagcatgccagatccagagtcgatggtcagcgacggcttcgaggatcatcgtcgggtggcttcccttgtatccacttgtgaattggcctctccacgccgtcggacaattcttcctctgccagtgcatacagtcgatgctcccgagcattccaggaaacccgtgcgccgtctcgtgcatctgcatcagaccctggcaatcagtggctgtcggcttgcgcaaatatgtgtcgccataggcctctactatccaCCTACAAAAgcgcttcagacactcgcggcctgtagaatccccgcagtggaggtactcgtcaaaaaggtccgccgtggtgccgtatgccaactgacgaatagcagccgtgcacttttgcaatggtgtaaggccgggtttgctgatgccgtcctcccgaaacgtgaagtattcatcacgtgaagacaatgtccgaacaatgctgagaaaaatgtacctcgacattctaaaccgacggaggaaaacagtcgggccccatcgtggttgatcggcaaaatagtcttcaaccagacgtttGTGAGCTTCcgggtggtcgcgtcggacgtacgtcctatgtcgaataggcctatggacttgctcagccgccgctgccgccgcctcctcctcgcgctgcattgccgcatagcatgccgccatgacctcttcaacggctgcatctaatgcttctgaCGTCGAACTACCGGACTCAGACTAACTAGAACTATTAGTGTCGTCgtcgagattcattttggttggatgttgagagagaatatgtacagagatagtcgatatgttcgtatgtacaaataaatgagaaacgagatttaaatagaaaataaaaaacgcgtgccatcgtccgcgaccatcgtccgtgtagcccacagtggggcggatgATGGCGCGGCCGATGGCCTATCGTTCgcagccatcgtccgcgtaggccgcaatggggcgaacgatggcgcggacgatggacatcgtcagcgctatactccgcgcccttagtatagggcgcgatgatcgtccgcggcctatgtcacaCACCCGCAatagggcggacgatggcgggcgcggacgatgcgcgccccattgcggatggcctgatAGTATTACGTTGAATTATCGTTGCATGAAACTCGTTATTGACTATTGAAACAAGTCAATCTTACATGTGTTATATTCCTTCCGTACATTTTGTTTTGGTGTCATACTGTAGTAAGTTTTACTAGGATTACTTGTTTGTGGTAGAAATCACTTCAAACATTTGGTGGATATTGTGGGTTATACGGCTTCTACCACTATCATTATAAATCAACATAGAAATTTTTGTGAAGAAAATACTCCGTGTATAGTATTCTACTACtattaaaagaatttaaaattttactttATACATTGAAAAAGGTCAACCTACAAACAGACAGGCGTATATATACTTGGCAGCAGTCAAttaaagaggagagagagagaattaatTGGTGAAGACAGAAGCCATTAATTGTGGTGACGTGCAGAATTAAATGGGGTTGCGTTTATCACAGAAGCCATTAATTGTGGTGACGCGCACACCTACTTCAATTTCTCATCTGCCCTTTCCCACTTCTCATTTAATGCCTCATTTATTGTTTCACTTCTTTATTACCACTAATCCATCGCTAATCTCCATTTACTAAACTAATCCCATCACACTTATATCACCCCACTACTAAAATACACGTGCCTCATTAATGGCGCAAAAACACTCATCTCATTGATTCACACCAAAACACGAGCTCATTTAACCACTAATCACATCAACTTACTTCCATAATTCCATCATATTTTCAGCTTGCTCAAAGAGGAAGCTACATCTAACTCCTCCGATGACGACGGCGGTGGACCTGCTTCTTTGATCGGCGGCGATTGGTCGGTGTTCGCCCTCACCGGTGGAGCCGCGCACACCGGAATCACGGATCTGATTTGCACCGCCGGCGCGAATTTAGGGATTGATCCAATTTGGGGGTTGTGACAAGTTGAGGGAATTTTCATCAGCGGAGGCGGAATTGACCTAATTCTGCCATCTTCTCCCCCAAATTGACTGTAGACTCCTCCAATTTTCCCTCCATAAATCGAATTTGAACTGCCGGGATCTCTTTTTATGGCCTCGCTTATCTTGTTAACCCATTCCTGATCGTCTCTAAAAAACTCCTCCAACATCGGCGGCGTTTCTTCAACTGCAGCTTTGAGAGTGGGGGTTTTGGAATTGGGCAAGTTTGGGGGCAGGATTTTGGAAGCCGtcagcggcggcggagggagaaaagagagaaagCTTCTGTGCTTATAAGCCGGGTCTAAAAACGGATCCGGAAACTTCCACGGCCGTTTCTGGGCAAAGCTATTGTCTCTTTGAATAGGCCTCTGCATTTTCGGCtgttgatgatgatggtgaTCTCTTCGCCTCATCACTCTACCGGAATTCGAACTGCAACTCCATTTCCCGCCTCCCGCATTCTCTTGCTCCGACAAAAGCCCCAAATTTGGCACTGAAACAACAAACATTTTACTTAATTTGTAGTTTACCAATGGAACAGGGGAAAATGGGGGATTTAAATTGTATCATAAAAAGAATACTTTGTTTCAATTGGAACCAAGCAGCAATAGCAGCATTCTTCTCAGCTTGTTTTTTAGTCTTGGCAGGTTCGCCGGAGAAGCTGATTCCGGCAAGCTCGACGGTGCTGGTGAAGACGGGGACGTGGCCGGGGCCTGATCTGACGGTGGTGTAAAC
This sequence is a window from Salvia splendens isolate huo1 chromosome 14, SspV2, whole genome shotgun sequence. Protein-coding genes within it:
- the LOC121765813 gene encoding double-stranded RNA-binding protein 3-like, with translation MFKNQLQELAQRSCFNLPSYACVREGPDHAPRFKASVNFNGEVFESPTYSTTLRQAEHAAAEVALNSLSARGPSKSLTARVLDETGVYKNLLQETAHRAGLKLPVYTTVRSGPGHVPVFTSTVELAGISFSGEPAKTKKQAEKNAAIAAWFQLKQMPNLGLLSEQENAGGGKWSCSSNSGRVMRRRDHHHHQQPKMQRPIQRDNSFAQKRPWKFPDPFLDPAYKHRSFLSFLPPPPLTASKILPPNLPNSKTPTLKAAVEETPPMLEEFFRDDQEWVNKISEAIKRDPGSSNSIYGGKIGGVYSQFGGEDGRIRSIPPPLMKIPSTCHNPQIGSIPKFAPAVQIRSVIPVCAAPPVRANTDQSPPIKEAGPPPSSSEELDVASSLSKLKI